The Aliiroseovarius pelagivivens genome contains a region encoding:
- a CDS encoding rod shape-determining protein: MAGFSSLFSSDMAIDLGTANTLVYVKGKGIILNEPSVVAYHVKDGVKKVLAVGEDAKLMLGRTPGSIEAIRPMREGVIADFDSAEEMIKNFIRKVHKRTTFSKPKIIVCVPHGATPVEKRAIRQSVLSAGARRAGLVAEPIAAAIGAGMPITDPTGNMVVDIGGGTTEVAVLSLGDIVYARSVRVGGDRMDDAIISYLRRQQNILVGETTAERIKTTIGTARMPDDGRGTSLMIRGRDLLNGVPKETEINQAQVAEALAEPVQQICEAVMTALEATPPDLAADIVDRGVMLTGGGALLGELDLALREQTGLSISVADESLNCVALGTGKALEFEKQLRHVIDYDS, translated from the coding sequence ATGGCAGGGTTTTCGAGTTTGTTTTCGTCGGATATGGCGATTGACCTTGGGACCGCGAACACGCTGGTCTACGTAAAGGGCAAGGGCATCATTCTGAACGAGCCCTCGGTGGTCGCCTATCACGTGAAGGATGGGGTCAAGAAAGTTCTGGCTGTTGGCGAAGACGCCAAGCTGATGCTTGGCCGGACACCCGGCTCGATCGAGGCGATCCGCCCGATGCGCGAAGGTGTCATTGCTGATTTCGACAGCGCGGAAGAGATGATCAAGAACTTCATCCGCAAAGTGCACAAGCGCACGACCTTTTCGAAGCCGAAGATCATCGTCTGCGTTCCGCATGGTGCAACCCCAGTTGAAAAACGTGCCATTCGCCAGTCGGTTCTGTCGGCAGGCGCACGTCGTGCCGGTCTGGTGGCTGAACCCATCGCGGCTGCTATCGGGGCAGGCATGCCGATCACCGATCCGACCGGTAACATGGTTGTCGATATTGGTGGCGGAACGACCGAGGTTGCGGTTCTCTCGCTTGGCGACATCGTATATGCGCGCTCGGTTCGCGTGGGTGGGGACCGGATGGATGATGCGATCATCAGCTATCTACGCCGCCAGCAGAATATACTGGTGGGGGAAACCACCGCAGAACGCATCAAAACCACCATCGGCACCGCACGTATGCCTGATGACGGTCGCGGCACCTCGCTTATGATCCGTGGTCGTGACCTTCTGAATGGTGTTCCGAAAGAGACCGAGATCAATCAGGCGCAGGTCGCGGAAGCTTTGGCCGAACCGGTGCAGCAGATCTGCGAAGCCGTGATGACCGCGCTGGAAGCAACACCGCCCGATCTGGCGGCAGACATCGTGGATCGCGGCGTCATGCTAACCGGTGGCGGCGCGCTTCTGGGCGAGCTGGATCTTGCCCTGCGCGAGCAAACTGGCTTGTCCATTTCAGTTGCGGATGAAAGTCTGAACTGTGTGGCGCTGGGCACCGGCAAGGCGCTGGAGTTCGAAAAGCAACTGCGCCACGTCATCGATTACGACAGCTAA
- the mrdA gene encoding penicillin-binding protein 2 codes for MKRSPVDTETSARKITRRGLFLGGLQVSFAAMLVGRMRYMQVEQADEYRDLAEENRVKFSLLPPARGLIYDRNGVLIAGNEQNYRIVIVREDADDPEAVLERLRKIVWIDDEDVKRTLDEMRRRSPFVPVTVADRVAWEDVAEVAVNAPALPGITADVGLSRSYPRANDFAHVIGYVGPVSDYDLSKLEDPDPLLQIPRFQIGKSGVEAKMELDLRGSAGTREVEVNAVGREMRELGREEGRAGDNIQLSVDADLQAYVQARLAGESAAAVVMDTVTGDVLAIGSAPTFDPNKFVRGISSKDYSTLLNDKYRPLAAKPAQGTYPPGSTFKMVTALAALEEGVIDENETIRCNGHVEVHRRRFHCWKRVGHGAVDLTKSLRESCDIYYYEIAQRVGIEKIAEMARKLGLGERHDLPLSAIAQGLIPTKAWKREARGADWVIGDSLNAGIGQGFVLASPLQLAVMTARLATGHAIYPRLVRSVNGVETPVRNDGPLDISSSSLAAIRQGMYEVVNAKRGTAGRSKVVGDDLRMAGKTGTSQVRNITAAERARGVSRNEDLPWERRDHALFVGYAPHDNPRYAVAVVVEHGGGGSTAAAPIARDVMLQAAYKGQPPLEAYPSNQRGTIRSRQRDIEEMLEMPHAERVKAAEGRA; via the coding sequence ATGAAGCGATCCCCCGTAGATACCGAGACCAGCGCACGCAAGATTACCCGGCGAGGATTGTTCCTTGGCGGGCTTCAAGTCTCGTTCGCAGCGATGCTGGTGGGGCGAATGCGCTATATGCAGGTCGAGCAAGCCGACGAGTACCGCGATCTTGCCGAAGAAAACCGGGTAAAGTTCTCGCTGCTTCCGCCCGCACGTGGGCTGATCTATGACCGCAATGGCGTGTTGATCGCGGGGAACGAACAGAACTATCGCATCGTGATTGTGCGCGAGGATGCAGACGATCCCGAAGCCGTGCTGGAACGCCTGCGCAAGATCGTCTGGATCGACGACGAGGATGTGAAACGCACCTTGGACGAGATGCGTCGCCGCAGCCCCTTTGTGCCCGTTACCGTGGCCGATCGTGTCGCATGGGAAGACGTCGCTGAAGTTGCGGTAAACGCGCCTGCGCTGCCCGGCATTACCGCCGATGTGGGCCTGTCGCGCAGTTATCCGCGCGCCAATGATTTTGCCCATGTGATTGGATATGTGGGGCCGGTGTCAGACTATGACCTGTCCAAGCTCGAGGACCCTGATCCCCTTCTGCAAATCCCACGCTTCCAGATTGGGAAAAGCGGCGTGGAAGCGAAGATGGAGCTGGACTTGCGCGGCTCGGCTGGGACGCGCGAGGTCGAGGTGAATGCCGTAGGTCGTGAAATGCGCGAGCTGGGCCGAGAAGAAGGCCGTGCTGGTGACAACATTCAGCTGTCGGTGGATGCCGATCTGCAAGCCTATGTACAGGCGCGACTTGCAGGCGAAAGCGCGGCGGCCGTCGTGATGGACACCGTAACTGGGGATGTGCTGGCGATCGGGTCAGCCCCGACGTTCGACCCCAACAAGTTCGTGCGCGGGATTTCCAGCAAGGACTATAGCACGCTTCTAAACGACAAATACCGCCCGCTGGCCGCAAAGCCGGCTCAGGGCACCTATCCACCCGGATCGACCTTCAAGATGGTCACGGCTTTGGCTGCGCTTGAAGAAGGCGTGATCGACGAGAACGAAACCATCCGCTGCAACGGTCACGTCGAGGTGCACAGGCGCAGGTTCCACTGCTGGAAACGCGTGGGACATGGTGCAGTAGACTTGACGAAAAGCCTGCGTGAAAGCTGCGACATCTATTATTATGAGATCGCCCAACGGGTCGGGATCGAAAAGATCGCCGAGATGGCGCGCAAGCTGGGCTTGGGAGAGCGTCATGACTTGCCACTGTCCGCCATTGCGCAGGGCCTGATCCCCACCAAGGCGTGGAAACGCGAGGCGCGGGGCGCTGATTGGGTGATCGGTGACAGTCTGAACGCGGGCATTGGTCAGGGCTTCGTTCTGGCCTCGCCCTTGCAACTGGCGGTGATGACCGCGCGTTTGGCGACTGGGCATGCGATCTATCCGCGGCTCGTCCGCTCGGTCAACGGGGTCGAGACACCGGTGCGCAATGATGGCCCCTTGGACATCAGTTCAAGCAGCCTGGCTGCAATCCGTCAGGGCATGTACGAGGTCGTAAATGCCAAGCGCGGCACTGCGGGGCGGTCGAAGGTCGTCGGCGACGACCTGCGAATGGCGGGTAAGACCGGCACCAGTCAGGTCCGCAACATCACCGCCGCCGAACGCGCGCGCGGGGTCAGCCGCAACGAAGACCTGCCTTGGGAACGGCGCGACCATGCGCTGTTTGTCGGCTATGCGCCCCATGACAACCCGCGCTATGCGGTGGCGGTCGTGGTAGAACACGGAGGTGGCGGTTCCACAGCTGCGGCCCCCATCGCGCGCGACGTGATGCTGCAGGCGGCTTATAAGGGTCAGCCTCCGCTCGAGGCCTATCCGTCCAATCAACGTGGCACGATCCGATCCCGCCAACGCGACATCGAAGAGATGTTGGAGATGCCGCATGCCGAGCGCGTAAAGGCCGCCGAGGGCCGCGCATGA
- a CDS encoding nitroreductase — protein sequence MNPDQFDALLSARHSCRAFRPDPIPDPVIEQILRSAQKVPSWCNAQPWQVEVTTAPETDRLRDAFYAHAMQSAQSPDVDWPSAYTGPHQHRRKTCGLQLYKSVGVTPGDRAASGQQMLENFRFFGAPHIALITAPAELGPYAYLDCGGFVTGFCLAATAQDVATIPQAAVAAFAPFLRDWFDLPKDRVILCGIAFGRSDEAHPANNFRTDRADLDEWVHWHGKETT from the coding sequence ATGAACCCCGATCAGTTTGACGCGCTTCTCAGCGCCCGCCATTCCTGCCGCGCCTTCCGCCCCGATCCGATCCCCGATCCGGTGATCGAACAGATCCTGCGGTCAGCACAAAAGGTGCCAAGCTGGTGCAATGCTCAGCCCTGGCAGGTTGAGGTCACAACCGCGCCGGAAACCGACCGGCTGCGCGACGCCTTCTATGCCCACGCGATGCAGTCAGCGCAGTCCCCAGATGTGGATTGGCCCAGCGCCTATACGGGTCCGCATCAACACCGCCGCAAGACCTGTGGGTTACAGCTTTACAAAAGCGTTGGCGTGACGCCGGGGGATCGCGCAGCATCCGGTCAGCAGATGCTGGAAAACTTCCGCTTCTTCGGTGCACCGCATATCGCGTTGATCACTGCCCCAGCCGAACTTGGCCCCTATGCCTATTTGGATTGCGGGGGCTTTGTGACCGGTTTCTGTCTAGCCGCCACCGCTCAAGACGTGGCGACAATCCCGCAAGCTGCCGTGGCCGCCTTCGCGCCTTTTCTGCGCGACTGGTTTGACCTGCCCAAGGATCGCGTGATCCTGTGCGGCATTGCTTTCGGGCGCAGCGATGAAGCCCATCCCGCCAACAACTTCCGCACCGATCGCGCGGATCTGGACGAATGGGTGCATTGGCACGGAAAGGAAACCACATGA
- the rodA gene encoding rod shape-determining protein RodA — translation MSYLEYNVKFIPSGFRKVFYLNWSLVLLLVAVASVGFLMLFSVAGGRMDPWAMAQMKRFALGMGLMFVIAMVPIWFWRNMAGVGYLLSLVLLVLVEVIGSVGMGAQRWIDLGFMRLQPSELMKITLVMMLAAYYDWLDIKKVSRPLWVLIPVILILLPTFLVLRQPDLGTSILLVTGGGVIMFLAGVSLWYFGAVIASGIGLVTSVFMSRGTEWQLLKDYQYRRIDTFLDPSSDPLGAGYHITQSKIALGSGGWTGRGFMQGTQSRLNFLPEKHTDFIFTTLAEEFGFLGGVSLLTLYVLILAFCAVSAFQNKDRFSSLLILGISVTFFLFFAVNMSMVMGLAPVVGVPLPMVSYGGSAMLVLLVGFGLVQSAHVHRARQK, via the coding sequence ATGAGCTATCTTGAATACAACGTCAAATTCATACCATCCGGATTTCGCAAGGTGTTTTACCTGAACTGGTCCCTTGTGCTCTTGCTTGTTGCTGTGGCCAGCGTCGGATTCCTGATGCTGTTTTCCGTCGCGGGGGGCAGGATGGACCCATGGGCCATGGCGCAGATGAAAAGGTTCGCGCTGGGTATGGGGCTGATGTTTGTCATCGCCATGGTGCCGATCTGGTTCTGGCGGAATATGGCAGGGGTGGGGTATCTGCTCTCGCTGGTCCTGCTGGTCCTGGTCGAGGTGATCGGCTCGGTCGGCATGGGCGCGCAGCGCTGGATCGACCTTGGTTTTATGCGTCTGCAACCGTCAGAGTTGATGAAGATCACCTTGGTGATGATGTTGGCGGCCTATTATGACTGGCTTGATATCAAGAAGGTTTCGCGCCCGCTTTGGGTCCTTATTCCAGTGATCTTGATCCTATTGCCGACCTTTCTGGTGCTGCGTCAGCCGGATCTTGGAACCTCGATCCTGCTGGTCACGGGGGGCGGGGTGATCATGTTTCTGGCGGGCGTCAGCCTGTGGTATTTCGGGGCGGTCATCGCCTCGGGCATCGGTCTGGTAACGTCTGTCTTCATGTCACGCGGAACGGAATGGCAGCTATTGAAGGACTATCAGTACCGCCGGATCGATACCTTCCTCGACCCGTCCTCGGATCCTCTGGGGGCTGGGTATCACATCACCCAGTCAAAGATCGCACTGGGATCAGGCGGCTGGACCGGCCGGGGCTTCATGCAAGGCACGCAATCGCGCCTGAACTTCCTGCCGGAAAAACACACCGACTTCATTTTCACCACTTTGGCCGAGGAATTTGGCTTTCTGGGCGGGGTCTCGCTTCTGACGCTTTATGTGCTGATCCTTGCCTTCTGCGCCGTTTCGGCCTTCCAGAATAAGGACCGCTTCAGCTCGCTTCTGATCCTTGGAATTTCGGTCACGTTTTTCTTGTTCTTTGCGGTGAACATGTCCATGGTGATGGGCCTTGCCCCGGTGGTCGGGGTGCCGCTGCCGATGGTCAGCTATGGCGGGTCTGCCATGCTGGTTCTACTGGTCGGGTTCGGTTTGGTCCAAAGCGCACATGTGCACAGAGCGAGACAAAAGTGA
- a CDS encoding 2-hydroxyacid dehydrogenase has translation MSINILYAGNPKRWDVYQHEISKAIEEIEIEATLSCDLPADQVDYIIYDPNSALQDFTPFTRAKAVLGLWAGVERIVYNPTLTQPYARMVDQGLSEGMTEWVVGHVLRHHLEMDLDIHNTDPAWGRLAPPLARDRRVGILGLGELGRVAAKALTNLNFPVSGWSRGAKSIDGVTCLHGDDGLEQVLRCSDILVLLLPATKATENVLNAERIAMLPEGAVIINPGRGPLIDDVALLEALDRGHVGHATLDVFRVEPLPDDDPYWAHPNVTVTPHIASDTRPDTAAKVIAENIRRGESKEPFLHLVDKKAGY, from the coding sequence ATGAGCATCAATATCTTGTATGCAGGCAATCCCAAGCGCTGGGATGTCTATCAGCACGAAATCTCGAAAGCGATTGAGGAAATCGAGATCGAGGCCACCTTGTCTTGCGATCTGCCCGCCGATCAGGTCGACTATATCATCTATGATCCAAACAGCGCGCTTCAGGACTTCACGCCCTTCACCCGTGCCAAGGCGGTGCTGGGTCTCTGGGCCGGGGTGGAACGGATCGTCTATAACCCGACGCTGACCCAACCCTATGCGCGCATGGTGGATCAGGGGCTGAGCGAAGGCATGACCGAATGGGTGGTGGGCCATGTACTGCGCCACCATCTGGAAATGGATCTGGACATTCACAACACGGATCCCGCTTGGGGTCGTCTGGCCCCGCCTTTGGCTCGTGATCGCCGTGTCGGCATTTTGGGGCTGGGAGAGCTGGGGCGCGTTGCGGCCAAAGCCCTTACCAATCTGAACTTCCCGGTGTCCGGTTGGAGCCGCGGTGCCAAGTCCATCGATGGTGTGACCTGTCTTCATGGCGATGATGGGCTAGAGCAGGTGTTGCGCTGCTCGGACATTTTGGTCCTGCTGTTGCCTGCCACCAAAGCGACCGAGAACGTTCTGAACGCTGAACGGATCGCGATGCTGCCCGAGGGGGCAGTGATCATCAATCCGGGCCGTGGTCCGCTGATTGACGATGTGGCGCTGCTGGAGGCGTTGGATCGCGGCCACGTTGGCCACGCGACACTGGATGTGTTCCGCGTCGAGCCCTTACCGGATGACGATCCTTACTGGGCGCACCCGAACGTCACCGTCACGCCGCATATCGCCTCGGACACCCGTCCTGACACGGCCGCCAAGGTGATCGCTGAAAATATTCGGCGCGGTGAATCGAAGGAACCCTTCTTGCATCTGGTCGATAAGAAGGCGGGCTATTAA
- a CDS encoding rod shape-determining protein MreD: protein MTDRVTLLRWAFWGLLIVTSAGLLFVKLLPLDLNAGRFPGPDLFMAIVMAWMLRRPDYVPILLVAILIFLTDLLHHDIPAIGALMAVIGLEVLRRREAGLREQPFMIEWGVVTAVLLAMLLAERILLMVFFVEQIPFGRALLQFISTIAVYPAVVFVSVFVLGVEKLQPGDDPVRSQAA, encoded by the coding sequence ATGACCGATCGCGTCACGCTTCTTCGCTGGGCCTTCTGGGGACTGTTGATCGTGACCTCGGCGGGTCTTCTGTTTGTGAAACTTCTGCCGCTGGACCTGAATGCCGGACGCTTTCCCGGCCCTGACCTCTTCATGGCCATCGTGATGGCATGGATGCTGCGCCGACCGGATTACGTGCCCATTCTTTTGGTCGCGATCCTGATCTTCCTAACCGACCTTCTGCATCATGACATCCCTGCTATCGGTGCCCTGATGGCTGTGATCGGGCTTGAGGTGCTACGGCGCCGCGAGGCCGGGTTGCGTGAGCAACCCTTCATGATCGAATGGGGTGTTGTTACCGCCGTTTTGCTTGCGATGCTCTTGGCCGAGCGGATCCTTCTTATGGTCTTCTTTGTCGAACAGATTCCGTTCGGCCGCGCTCTGCTGCAGTTCATAAGCACAATTGCGGTCTATCCGGCGGTGGTGTTCGTCTCGGTCTTCGTATTGGGCGTTGAGAAACTTCAACCCGGTGACGATCCAGTGCGGAGCCAGGCAGCATGA
- a CDS encoding 2-isopropylmalate synthase has translation MTNPSDHVLIFDTTLRDGEQSPGATMTHDEKLEIAEMLDEMGVDIIEAGFPIASEGDFAAVSEIAERSQNSVICGLSRANFKDIDRCAEAVRKAAKPRIHTFIGTSPLHRAIPDLTMDEMADLIHETVSHARNLVDDVQWSPMDATRTEHDYLCRVIEIAIKAGATTINIPDTVGYTAPRESADLIRMLIERVPGADEIVFATHCHNDLGMATANALAAVEAGARQIECTINGLGERAGNTALEEVVMALKVRNDIMPFQTQIDTTKIMNISRRVAQVSGFAVQYNKAIVGKNAFAHESGIHQDGMLKNPENFEIMRPEDIGLAGTSLPLGKHSGRAALKAKLNDLGFDVGDNQLKDVFVRFKELADTKKEVFDEDIVALMTDGTDDANDQLQVKSLRVIAGGEEKNTADLTMTVNGVEHKVTSEGDGPVDAAFNCVKMIFPHEARLQLYQVHAVTEGTDAQATVSVRMEENGKIVTGQSSHTDTILASVRAYVNALNNLITRREKTKPEGV, from the coding sequence ATGACCAATCCCTCGGATCACGTGTTGATTTTCGACACCACTTTGCGTGACGGCGAACAAAGCCCTGGCGCAACTATGACCCATGACGAGAAGCTGGAAATTGCCGAGATGCTGGACGAGATGGGCGTCGACATCATCGAAGCGGGCTTTCCGATCGCCTCTGAAGGCGACTTTGCAGCCGTTTCCGAAATTGCCGAGCGTTCGCAGAACTCGGTCATCTGCGGGCTGAGCCGCGCGAACTTTAAGGATATCGATCGTTGTGCTGAAGCTGTGCGCAAGGCCGCGAAGCCGCGCATTCACACCTTCATCGGCACCTCGCCCTTGCACCGCGCCATTCCCGATTTGACGATGGACGAGATGGCCGACCTGATCCACGAAACCGTCAGCCATGCGCGCAATTTGGTAGATGACGTGCAGTGGTCGCCGATGGACGCGACCCGGACCGAGCATGATTATCTGTGCCGCGTGATCGAGATTGCGATCAAGGCAGGTGCCACGACGATCAACATTCCCGACACTGTGGGCTATACCGCCCCACGCGAAAGTGCGGACCTGATCCGGATGCTGATTGAACGTGTGCCGGGCGCGGACGAGATCGTTTTCGCCACGCACTGCCACAACGACTTGGGCATGGCGACCGCCAATGCCTTGGCAGCTGTGGAAGCGGGCGCGCGTCAGATCGAATGCACCATCAACGGTCTGGGCGAACGGGCGGGTAACACCGCGCTGGAAGAGGTCGTGATGGCCCTGAAAGTGCGCAATGACATCATGCCCTTCCAGACGCAGATCGACACCACGAAGATCATGAACATCTCGCGTCGTGTGGCGCAGGTGTCGGGTTTTGCCGTGCAGTACAACAAGGCCATCGTCGGTAAGAACGCCTTCGCTCATGAAAGTGGGATCCATCAGGATGGCATGCTGAAGAACCCGGAAAACTTCGAGATCATGCGCCCCGAGGACATCGGTCTGGCCGGAACCTCGCTGCCCTTGGGCAAGCACTCGGGCCGGGCTGCGTTGAAGGCCAAATTGAACGATCTGGGCTTTGATGTGGGTGACAACCAGTTGAAGGACGTCTTTGTGCGCTTCAAGGAACTGGCCGACACCAAGAAAGAGGTGTTCGACGAGGATATCGTCGCGCTGATGACCGATGGTACCGACGACGCCAATGATCAGCTGCAGGTGAAGTCTCTGCGTGTGATTGCCGGTGGCGAGGAAAAGAACACCGCCGATCTGACCATGACCGTGAACGGTGTCGAGCACAAAGTGACCTCGGAAGGTGACGGGCCGGTCGACGCCGCGTTCAACTGTGTGAAGATGATCTTCCCGCATGAGGCACGCCTGCAACTGTATCAGGTGCATGCCGTGACCGAGGGCACCGACGCGCAGGCGACTGTTTCTGTGCGCATGGAAGAGAACGGCAAGATCGTGACCGGTCAGTCCTCGCACACCGATACGATCCTGGCCTCGGTCCGGGCTTACGTGAACGCGCTGAACAATCTGATCACGCGCCGCGAAAAGACCAAGCCCGAGGGCGTCTAA
- the mreC gene encoding rod shape-determining protein MreC — protein MARKPNQTEEYSRPLRRLFVGLLMLCLFLVFLVWRIDSPRVERFRSNLIDTVVPSFDWALVPVTKLVGMVEDFQSYQRIYEQNQELRRELQQMKAWKEAALQLEQENAQLLNLNNVRLDAQLSYVTGVVLTDSGSPFRQSVLLNIGTRDGLVDGWAATDGLGLAGRIAGVGKRTSRVILLTDSNSRIPIMVQPSGQNALLVGDNSAVPPIEFLESPEKVRPGDRVVSSGDGGVFPAGLLVGHVAMGTDRRLRVRLAADYERLQFLRVLRSHPGEMVEGEGSLIVSSPAVPPVPAGTDEASETGTAVVEGGASE, from the coding sequence TTGGCACGCAAACCGAACCAGACTGAAGAATACAGCCGTCCGCTGCGCAGGCTTTTTGTCGGCTTGCTTATGCTGTGTCTGTTTCTGGTCTTTCTTGTCTGGCGGATCGACAGCCCTCGGGTGGAACGCTTCCGGTCCAACCTGATCGACACGGTGGTGCCCAGTTTTGACTGGGCCTTGGTACCGGTGACCAAACTGGTTGGCATGGTCGAGGACTTTCAATCCTACCAACGCATTTACGAACAAAACCAGGAACTGCGCCGCGAACTTCAGCAGATGAAGGCGTGGAAAGAAGCCGCACTTCAGTTAGAGCAAGAAAACGCGCAGCTTCTGAACCTGAACAATGTGCGGTTGGACGCGCAGTTAAGCTATGTGACTGGTGTTGTTCTGACCGACAGCGGGTCGCCATTTCGCCAGTCTGTACTTTTGAACATTGGGACAAGGGATGGTTTGGTCGATGGCTGGGCCGCGACCGATGGTCTTGGGCTTGCAGGGCGGATCGCGGGTGTGGGGAAACGTACCAGCCGCGTCATTCTTTTGACCGACAGCAACAGCCGTATTCCGATCATGGTGCAACCTTCGGGGCAGAATGCACTTCTAGTAGGTGACAACTCTGCCGTCCCACCGATCGAGTTTTTGGAGAGCCCAGAAAAGGTCCGCCCCGGCGACCGCGTTGTGTCGTCCGGCGATGGGGGCGTGTTCCCCGCCGGGCTTTTGGTGGGTCATGTGGCAATGGGCACCGACCGGCGGTTGCGGGTCCGGTTGGCGGCCGACTACGAACGGCTTCAGTTCCTACGTGTTTTGCGCAGCCATCCGGGGGAAATGGTCGAGGGCGAAGGCAGCCTGATCGTGTCCTCACCTGCAGTGCCGCCTGTGCCAGCCGGCACGGATGAGGCCAGCGAAACGGGCACTGCTGTCGTAGAGGGAGGCGCAAGCGAATGA
- the dtd gene encoding D-aminoacyl-tRNA deacylase, with the protein MRALIQRVSEAAVRVDGDTVGEIGPGLLVLVCAMEGDAEANADTLAAKISKLRIFKDDADKMNRSVLDTGGAVLVVSQFTLAADTSRGNRPGFSTAARPEEGERLYEYFADQLRGHGIEVAQGRFGADMKVSLLNDGPVTIWMEF; encoded by the coding sequence ATGAGAGCATTGATCCAGCGCGTCAGCGAAGCCGCCGTCCGTGTGGATGGCGATACCGTTGGTGAAATCGGCCCCGGCCTTCTGGTTCTGGTCTGCGCGATGGAGGGCGACGCCGAAGCGAACGCCGACACTCTGGCGGCCAAGATCTCGAAACTGCGGATCTTCAAAGATGACGCTGACAAGATGAACCGGTCCGTGCTGGACACGGGCGGAGCAGTTCTGGTGGTCAGCCAGTTCACGCTGGCCGCAGATACCTCGCGCGGGAACCGTCCGGGGTTTTCAACAGCAGCCCGCCCTGAGGAAGGTGAACGGCTGTACGAATACTTCGCAGACCAGTTGCGTGGTCACGGGATCGAGGTCGCACAGGGCCGCTTTGGTGCCGACATGAAAGTGTCGTTGCTGAACGACGGGCCGGTCACGATCTGGATGGAATTCTAG
- a CDS encoding TFIIB-type zinc finger domain-containing protein — MAFPREDTQTPIEEHRFPCDQCGADLRFDPEHNQLTCDHCGFKVPIEDRQPAQPVIRELDLKRALSADLPDHEMEETRVVSCPNCAAQFEFDTHTHAAECPFCATPVVTDTGTHRHIKPKGLAPFEIEEREARKAMTDWLGRLWFAPNGLQDYARKGRKLTGIYVPYWTFDADTKTQYSGQRGIVHERTRTVTVNGQREQRTTQHVRWTSVSGRVTRFFDDVLVLASKGLPKKYTDALEPWDLSRLEPYRPEFLAGFRAEGYTIELDEGFTEARDYMNRVILRDVKFDIGGDRQRVSAMDTDMSDLTFKHILLPVWLAAYKYRGKTYRFVVNGQNGRVQGERPYSVWKITFAVILGLIAAGVIGYLSAQSQ; from the coding sequence ATGGCCTTTCCGCGCGAAGACACTCAAACGCCCATCGAAGAACATCGCTTTCCCTGTGACCAATGCGGCGCGGATCTGCGGTTCGATCCCGAGCACAATCAGCTGACCTGTGACCATTGCGGTTTCAAGGTTCCGATCGAGGATCGCCAACCTGCCCAGCCCGTCATTCGCGAACTGGACCTGAAGCGCGCTCTGTCTGCCGATCTGCCGGATCACGAGATGGAAGAAACGCGGGTGGTGAGCTGCCCCAACTGCGCCGCCCAATTCGAGTTTGACACGCACACGCACGCAGCCGAGTGCCCCTTCTGCGCAACGCCTGTCGTCACGGATACCGGCACGCACCGTCATATCAAGCCCAAAGGGCTGGCCCCGTTCGAGATCGAGGAACGCGAGGCCCGCAAAGCCATGACCGACTGGCTGGGGCGCCTATGGTTCGCGCCGAACGGATTGCAGGATTACGCGCGCAAAGGGCGCAAATTGACGGGCATCTATGTACCCTATTGGACTTTTGATGCGGACACCAAAACGCAGTATTCGGGCCAGCGCGGGATCGTGCATGAACGCACCCGCACCGTCACGGTGAACGGCCAGCGCGAACAGCGCACCACGCAACATGTCCGATGGACGTCTGTGTCCGGTCGGGTGACCCGATTCTTCGACGATGTATTGGTGTTGGCCTCGAAGGGTCTTCCCAAAAAATACACTGACGCGCTGGAGCCGTGGGACTTGTCGCGGTTGGAACCCTACCGACCCGAGTTTCTGGCGGGCTTTCGCGCCGAAGGCTATACGATCGAATTGGACGAAGGCTTTACCGAGGCGCGCGACTATATGAACCGCGTGATCCTGCGCGATGTGAAGTTCGACATTGGCGGTGACCGTCAACGTGTCAGCGCGATGGATACCGACATGTCCGATCTGACCTTCAAACACATCCTGCTGCCCGTCTGGCTGGCCGCGTACAAGTATCGCGGCAAGACCTATCGGTTCGTGGTGAACGGACAAAACGGACGCGTGCAGGGCGAGCGCCCGTATTCAGTCTGGAAAATTACATTCGCGGTGATTTTAGGACTGATCGCGGCAGGCGTGATCGGCTATCTGTCGGCCCAAAGCCAATAG